A section of the Nitrospirota bacterium genome encodes:
- a CDS encoding DUF805 domain-containing protein: MNWYLAVLKKYAVFEGRARRKEYWMFILFNFIISFLLGFIEGLAGSSYGILSKIYNLAVMLPAIAAGIRRMHDVGKSGWFVLIPFYNLYLAVTEGTKGDNRYGPDPKAETLIT; this comes from the coding sequence ATGAATTGGTATCTGGCAGTACTAAAAAAGTACGCTGTGTTTGAAGGCAGAGCAAGAAGAAAAGAGTACTGGATGTTTATTCTTTTTAATTTTATTATTTCTTTTCTCTTAGGATTTATAGAAGGTCTTGCCGGAAGCTCATATGGCATACTTTCTAAAATCTATAACCTTGCCGTTATGCTTCCTGCAATTGCGGCTGGTATTCGCAGAATGCACGATGTTGGGAAAAGCGGGTGGTTTGTGCTGATTCCTTTCTACAACTTATACTTAGCTGTCACTGAGGGCACTAAAGGGGATAACAGATATGGCCCTGATCCAAAGGCGGAAACTTTAATCACATAG
- a CDS encoding winged helix-turn-helix domain-containing protein: MGQPIHKTTIYRILKRNGWRKIVPGPFHVQADKEKQEEFKKNLEKK, encoded by the coding sequence TTGGGTCAACCAATTCATAAAACGACAATCTATAGGATTCTTAAGAGAAATGGTTGGAGAAAAATAGTACCAGGACCATTTCATGTGCAGGCAGATAAAGAGAAACAGGAAGAGTTTAAAAAAAATTTAGAGAAAAAGTAG
- the rseP gene encoding RIP metalloprotease RseP — MTGVISAVVLLGVLIFVHELGHFLLAKAVGIKVLKFSLGFGPKVIGRKVGDTEYMLSAVPFGGYVKMYGDESMDDINAEDRDTAFLAKSVWRRALVVCAGSVFNILFAALLFVLIYMVGVPRPLPVIGELSKGAPAQRAGLAAGDKILEINGNKVNYWEEMTEVVHKSAGKELTFSIETKDGIKSFKITPESKKMKNLFGEQEELGLIGISPRGDAETVSFGFFESIPIAIKKTFEVIMLTLLALVKIIQKVLPADTIGGPIMIFQLASKQASTGIMSFIMFLAVININLGVFNLFPIPILDGGHMVYLLIEAIRRKPLSEKVIIITQKIGLALILMLMTFAIYNDVLRLFKGTPLP; from the coding sequence ATGACAGGGGTAATAAGCGCCGTTGTGCTTCTTGGCGTGTTGATATTTGTTCATGAGTTGGGACACTTTTTGTTAGCTAAAGCTGTGGGAATAAAGGTGTTGAAGTTTTCACTTGGGTTTGGCCCGAAAGTTATTGGAAGGAAGGTGGGAGACACTGAGTATATGCTCTCTGCTGTGCCTTTTGGCGGATACGTCAAGATGTACGGGGATGAGTCAATGGATGATATTAATGCTGAGGACAGAGACACCGCATTCTTAGCAAAATCTGTGTGGAGGCGGGCATTGGTTGTTTGTGCCGGCTCGGTGTTCAACATCCTGTTTGCCGCTCTGTTATTCGTTTTAATATATATGGTGGGAGTGCCCAGGCCGCTTCCGGTTATTGGGGAGCTTTCAAAGGGAGCACCGGCACAGAGAGCAGGGTTAGCAGCAGGGGATAAGATTTTAGAAATAAATGGTAATAAGGTTAACTATTGGGAGGAAATGACAGAGGTAGTACACAAAAGCGCAGGCAAGGAGCTTACGTTTTCCATAGAGACAAAAGATGGAATAAAGAGTTTTAAGATAACGCCTGAGAGTAAAAAAATGAAGAATCTCTTTGGCGAGCAGGAGGAGTTGGGGCTTATTGGAATATCTCCTCGCGGGGATGCTGAAACAGTCTCTTTCGGTTTTTTTGAATCCATACCTATAGCGATTAAAAAAACATTCGAGGTTATCATGCTGACCCTTCTTGCGTTGGTAAAGATAATTCAGAAGGTGCTACCGGCAGATACTATTGGCGGGCCTATAATGATTTTTCAATTGGCCAGCAAACAGGCCTCAACGGGAATAATGAGTTTTATAATGTTTTTAGCCGTAATCAATATAAACCTTGGGGTTTTTAATCTGTTTCCAATTCCGATACTGGATGGCGGCCACATGGTGTATCTGTTAATAGAGGCAATCAGGCGGAAACCGCTCAGTGAAAAGGTAATAATAATAACCCAGAAGATAGGGCTTGCGCTAATTTTGATGTTGATGACATTTGCCATATATAATGACGTGTTGAGGTTGTTTAAGGGTACACCGCTACCGTAA
- a CDS encoding 1-deoxy-D-xylulose-5-phosphate reductoisomerase: MDITPRKITVLGSTGSIGRSTLEVVAGNPDKFKICALSANNNIEVLKEQILQFKPDVAALSDDVAANELYKWLKGNGVNNCHVLIGPQGVCEAAAYSEADFVVSAIVGAAGLLPTLSAIRAKKHIGLANKETLVMAGAAVIAEAHKHGVKILPIDSEHSAIFQCLEGHERTAVKRLILTASGGPFFGKTLKELQLVTKADALKHPNWEMGAKITIDSATLMNKGLEVIEAHHLFGFSHDKISVVVHPQSIVHSMVEFVDGSVLAELSVPDMKGPIAYALSYPERISGVLKSINFEELCTLSFHKPDTETFKCLKLAYEALKEGGTMPAVLNGANEAAVGLFINDVINFNMIPDIIKKVMDAHENGGTCDLESVSEADRWARAMAVEKTMEVKK; the protein is encoded by the coding sequence ATGGATATAACCCCAAGAAAAATCACTGTGTTAGGCTCAACGGGTTCGATAGGGCGAAGCACACTTGAAGTCGTAGCCGGTAATCCGGATAAATTTAAGATTTGTGCCCTTAGCGCTAATAACAACATAGAGGTGTTAAAGGAGCAAATTCTACAGTTTAAACCCGATGTGGCAGCGCTTTCAGACGATGTGGCAGCCAATGAATTATACAAATGGCTTAAGGGAAACGGGGTAAATAATTGTCACGTATTAATCGGGCCTCAGGGAGTGTGTGAGGCGGCAGCATACTCCGAGGCTGACTTTGTGGTTTCAGCAATAGTGGGTGCAGCTGGATTGCTACCGACACTTTCTGCGATACGGGCAAAAAAACATATAGGGCTTGCCAATAAGGAAACTCTGGTTATGGCAGGTGCTGCAGTGATTGCTGAGGCTCATAAACACGGAGTTAAAATCCTGCCCATAGACAGCGAGCATAGTGCCATATTTCAGTGCCTTGAGGGGCATGAAAGAACAGCCGTCAAGCGGCTGATTTTAACCGCCTCAGGTGGCCCCTTTTTTGGTAAAACCCTAAAAGAGCTTCAATTAGTAACAAAAGCCGATGCCCTTAAACACCCAAACTGGGAGATGGGCGCAAAAATAACAATAGACAGTGCCACATTAATGAATAAAGGGCTTGAAGTGATAGAGGCGCATCATTTATTTGGTTTTTCACATGATAAAATATCGGTAGTGGTGCACCCTCAGAGTATAGTGCATTCGATGGTGGAGTTTGTGGATGGCTCTGTGCTTGCTGAGCTTTCGGTGCCGGATATGAAAGGCCCTATAGCGTATGCGCTGTCATATCCGGAGCGAATAAGCGGAGTGCTTAAGAGCATTAATTTTGAGGAGTTGTGCACGCTTAGTTTTCATAAGCCAGACACTGAGACGTTTAAATGTCTTAAACTTGCATATGAGGCTCTTAAAGAGGGTGGCACAATGCCAGCTGTCTTAAACGGGGCAAATGAGGCGGCTGTAGGTTTATTTATTAATGATGTTATCAATTTTAATATGATACCTGATATTATAAAAAAGGTAATGGATGCTCATGAAAATGGTGGAACCTGTGATTTAGAGTCAGTGTCAGAGGCTGACAGGTGGGCCAGGGCAATGGCAGTTGAAAAAACTATGGAGGTCAAAAAATGA
- a CDS encoding TIR domain-containing protein yields MDKNELLRIINKADKNKVTALNLSGKGLTALPSEIGNLKNLKELWISNNQLTTLPHEIGKLTNLTELYIGTNQLKSLPPEIGKLSNLKILWCGTNQLKILPPEIGKLSNLMILLIDTNQLTALPHEIGNLTNLQQLHIYNNQLTALPHEIGNLKKLKEFTVSGNPLKTPAIEIASKGIDAIREYFELLNKKPDAVTKLYEAKLIIVGQGGVGKTSILRRLTDNTFSESQESTEGIEIKKLPIKTKDSNEITLNVWDFGGQEIYHATHQFFLTKRSVYMLVWDARQEAVFGRIEDWLNVIKAFGEDSPIILVLNKCDTYIEEINSKDLKAKFPNIMGFLKVSSKTPGKGPDSFSKLKKVIGDVAAKLPLMGTEWVNSWIEVRKTLEDDKRNYIDYPEFKTLCREHDITESEESLLAEYLHDLGVFLHFKDDVILRNTLIIKPAWGTHAVYKVVASKKLKQGVLCEDYLPEIWKDTDGYPNSQYPTLLRLMRKFELSFAMGDTNNYIIPSVLPREPIDFDDDFTTCTHVLYQYEFLPKNVMPHFIVRVHDLIKRDNDKYLCWRDGVILSKETETEKTSAYIKADESKRLIDITVTGESKREFLWLIRQHFDTINEKIKQLKVDLLIPCSCTENCPSVYKYENVRKFEREGKNEFLCMESTKAVSVKELLNGIETTERRKKEEDSKSMGDSKFDVFISHSSNDAEFIMNNVLPKFKSRRISYWIDHEQISFGDGIVHKIEDGLQASKHVMVCLSPALGKSNWCRAEYESVLHKVITKKTDKKVIPLKLRLEDGDDYDTPILITGLKMAEFYKTKSFES; encoded by the coding sequence ATGGATAAAAATGAACTATTAAGAATAATCAATAAAGCGGATAAAAATAAAGTTACAGCCTTAAACTTATCAGGCAAAGGACTAACAGCCCTACCTTCTGAGATTGGAAATCTTAAGAATTTAAAAGAGCTTTGGATTTCTAACAACCAGCTAACAACACTGCCACATGAGATAGGAAAACTTACTAACCTAACAGAACTTTATATTGGCACTAACCAACTAAAGAGCCTCCCACCTGAGATCGGAAAACTCAGTAACTTAAAAATTCTTTGGTGTGGCACTAACCAACTAAAAATTCTCCCACCTGAGATTGGAAAACTCAGTAACTTAATGATTCTTTTAATTGACACTAACCAACTAACAGCCCTGCCACATGAGATTGGAAATCTTACTAATTTGCAACAGCTTCATATTTATAACAACCAACTGACAGCCCTGCCACATGAGATTGGAAATCTTAAAAAACTAAAAGAGTTTACAGTCTCAGGCAACCCGCTTAAAACCCCGGCGATAGAAATTGCCTCTAAGGGCATTGATGCCATAAGAGAATATTTTGAATTGCTAAACAAGAAACCTGATGCTGTAACAAAATTATACGAGGCTAAACTCATAATCGTTGGCCAGGGCGGAGTAGGAAAAACGAGTATTTTAAGAAGATTAACCGATAACACTTTCTCAGAATCTCAGGAGTCAACAGAAGGAATAGAGATCAAAAAACTACCGATTAAAACTAAAGACAGCAATGAAATCACACTGAATGTGTGGGATTTTGGCGGGCAGGAGATATATCACGCAACGCATCAGTTTTTCTTAACTAAGCGCTCCGTCTATATGCTTGTCTGGGATGCAAGACAAGAGGCGGTCTTTGGCAGAATCGAGGATTGGCTCAATGTGATTAAAGCCTTTGGCGAGGACAGCCCGATAATTTTAGTTTTGAATAAATGTGATACGTATATTGAAGAGATTAACTCCAAAGATTTGAAAGCAAAATTTCCCAATATAATGGGTTTTCTTAAGGTAAGCTCCAAAACTCCTGGAAAGGGACCCGATTCTTTTAGTAAATTAAAGAAGGTAATAGGCGATGTGGCGGCTAAGCTCCCTCTTATGGGTACAGAGTGGGTAAATTCATGGATTGAAGTAAGAAAGACTTTAGAAGACGATAAACGGAATTATATAGATTATCCGGAATTTAAAACCCTTTGCAGAGAACACGATATAACTGAAAGTGAGGAAAGCCTCCTTGCAGAGTATCTTCACGATTTGGGAGTATTTCTGCATTTTAAAGACGACGTCATTTTACGTAACACGTTGATAATAAAACCCGCCTGGGGAACTCATGCGGTCTATAAGGTAGTAGCGTCAAAAAAACTAAAGCAAGGTGTTTTATGTGAAGACTACCTGCCGGAAATCTGGAAAGATACTGATGGTTATCCCAATTCTCAATACCCTACGCTTTTGAGGCTTATGAGAAAATTTGAACTCTCCTTTGCTATGGGAGACACAAATAATTACATAATCCCAAGCGTATTGCCCAGAGAGCCGATAGACTTTGATGATGATTTCACTACCTGTACGCATGTATTGTACCAATATGAATTCTTACCCAAAAACGTGATGCCGCATTTTATAGTCCGGGTGCATGATTTAATTAAAAGAGATAATGATAAATACCTATGTTGGAGAGACGGAGTTATTTTAAGCAAAGAAACAGAGACTGAAAAAACCTCCGCGTATATCAAAGCGGATGAGTCTAAAAGATTAATAGACATAACGGTAACAGGCGAAAGCAAACGGGAGTTTCTCTGGCTTATAAGACAGCATTTCGATACAATTAACGAAAAGATAAAGCAACTGAAAGTGGATTTATTAATACCGTGTTCGTGTACGGAAAATTGCCCGTCAGTATATAAATATGAAAATGTTCGTAAGTTTGAAAGAGAAGGAAAGAACGAATTTTTATGTATGGAATCAACAAAGGCGGTGTCTGTCAAAGAACTTCTTAACGGAATTGAAACTACGGAAAGGAGAAAAAAGGAGGAGGATTCAAAAAGCATGGGAGACAGTAAATTTGATGTGTTTATCAGCCACAGTTCAAATGATGCTGAATTTATTATGAATAATGTACTACCAAAGTTTAAAAGCAGAAGAATATCCTATTGGATTGACCATGAGCAGATTAGCTTTGGCGATGGAATTGTTCACAAAATAGAAGACGGACTACAAGCCAGCAAGCACGTCATGGTCTGCTTGAGTCCCGCACTTGGGAAATCAAACTGGTGCAGAGCCGAATATGAGTCTGTCTTACACAAAGTAATTACCAAAAAAACAGACAAAAAAGTTATACCCCTGAAACTAAGACTTGAGGATGGGGATGATTATGATACTCCTATTTTAATCACAGGCCTCAAAATGGCAGAGTTTTATAAAACGAAATCGTTTGAAAGTTAA
- a CDS encoding YbgC/FadM family acyl-CoA thioesterase — protein sequence MDDSIDIRVYYEDTDCGGVVYYGKYLGFLERARTLYMENRGIKITGLMLEGVWFVVADVHIHYHKPAKYADIITVHTEIAELSFASIVFKHRIEHKDTEALIATAEVKLATVGNDLRPKRMTEKMSAALK from the coding sequence ATGGACGACAGTATTGACATAAGGGTTTACTACGAGGACACGGACTGTGGCGGGGTGGTGTATTACGGCAAGTATCTTGGATTTCTTGAGCGTGCGCGCACACTGTACATGGAAAATCGTGGAATTAAAATAACCGGGCTGATGCTTGAGGGTGTGTGGTTTGTCGTAGCGGATGTTCACATCCACTATCATAAGCCTGCAAAGTACGCTGACATCATAACCGTGCACACAGAAATAGCAGAACTTAGTTTTGCCTCCATTGTATTTAAACACCGCATAGAGCATAAAGATACTGAGGCATTAATTGCCACGGCAGAGGTTAAACTTGCTACCGTTGGAAATGACCTCAGGCCTAAACGAATGACTGAGAAGATGAGTGCGGCGCTAAAGTAA
- a CDS encoding AAA family ATPase, with translation MADDEKDFEILKKVVLDQSLPDKYAADIKKYIKTLSDFKSNETLIADLKSDNPTTEALEVKKTLSPVLKSFVKVVEAFKTNEEIFAILKEHNEFAESFNLFEELNESLREILSPDLSASSRKLYIFDSITSHFSEVNITEFRCLKNIELKNLSTINIFAGINNSGKTSVLEAIKLLSSLNNKLEFIDLIRLRAKSFGIKATKTEWFTEQIPTAHISGIFSDVPVSLSLTKEDCTVDDETYYVTSALFDIKACDQFSSKIHFFKNDSQMIGETKSLRPSLFSSPFTDDLNPKLLMDCHRESLKAGSKKMVIDFIKKHIDNAIQNIELNDIDRFTVVHDTMVPNPDLTVFGEGLQRIFKMGMLFAAAKNGVVLIDEFENAIHASLLPKVVLLVYKLAVEFNVQIFLTSHSKECIDAFAMCEDLPKDDLSAYSLVKKDNEITCVYFSGQRLARLIDVMDLDLRGSVSE, from the coding sequence ATGGCTGATGATGAAAAAGATTTTGAAATTTTAAAAAAGGTGGTATTAGATCAATCTTTGCCCGATAAATATGCGGCAGATATTAAAAAGTATATTAAGACTCTATCAGATTTCAAATCTAATGAGACACTTATAGCTGACCTCAAATCAGATAATCCTACCACAGAAGCTCTTGAAGTAAAAAAGACTTTATCACCAGTTTTAAAAAGTTTTGTAAAGGTGGTTGAAGCTTTTAAAACAAATGAGGAAATATTTGCAATTCTCAAAGAGCACAATGAATTTGCTGAATCTTTCAACTTGTTTGAAGAGTTAAACGAATCACTCAGAGAAATTTTGTCTCCAGACCTTTCCGCCTCATCCCGAAAACTTTATATTTTTGACAGTATAACCTCACATTTTTCAGAAGTCAATATTACGGAATTCCGTTGTCTAAAAAATATAGAATTAAAGAATCTATCAACAATAAATATCTTTGCAGGCATTAACAATTCTGGTAAAACCTCAGTTCTTGAGGCAATCAAGCTGCTTTCCTCTTTAAATAATAAACTTGAGTTTATAGATTTAATTCGCCTGAGGGCTAAATCATTTGGCATCAAAGCAACTAAAACCGAATGGTTTACAGAACAAATCCCGACAGCACATATCTCTGGTATTTTTTCAGATGTTCCTGTCTCTTTATCTTTGACTAAAGAAGATTGCACTGTTGATGATGAGACATACTATGTTACAAGTGCACTTTTTGATATTAAAGCATGTGACCAGTTTTCATCGAAAATACATTTTTTCAAAAATGATTCGCAAATGATTGGCGAAACGAAATCTTTACGTCCGTCGCTTTTTTCAAGCCCATTTACCGACGATCTAAACCCTAAATTACTGATGGATTGCCACCGTGAAAGTCTGAAAGCTGGCAGCAAGAAAATGGTCATAGATTTTATAAAAAAACACATTGATAATGCTATTCAAAATATTGAGTTGAACGATATAGATCGGTTTACCGTAGTTCATGACACGATGGTACCAAACCCCGATCTAACCGTTTTTGGAGAAGGGTTGCAACGGATTTTTAAAATGGGGATGTTATTTGCCGCTGCTAAAAACGGAGTTGTCTTAATAGATGAGTTTGAAAATGCCATTCATGCCTCACTTTTGCCAAAGGTGGTTTTGCTGGTATATAAACTTGCCGTTGAGTTCAATGTTCAAATATTTCTTACCTCACACAGCAAGGAGTGTATTGATGCTTTTGCAATGTGTGAAGACCTGCCCAAAGATGATCTTTCTGCATATAGTCTGGTTAAAAAAGATAATGAGATAACGTGTGTATATTTTTCTGGACAGCGCCTTGCCAGATTAATTGATGTAATGGATCTTGACTTGAGAGGTAGTGTTTCGGAGTGA
- a CDS encoding decaprenyl-phosphate phosphoribosyltransferase has product MANKLSLYIKIMRPKHWVKNLFILSAPFFGGVLFTKQNIPVTVLSQVCFALAASAMYVFNDLKDCKSDLLHPKKAQRPLASAAISKTGAICLLTILIVLSLFLSTGLNSNFTVCIVFYLILQTGYSMYFKHIAVLDIFLIASGFVLRVFAGGAAYNVEISKWLFLTMFMVSLTLASGKRLAETAYLDTDALKHRKALGSYPAGVLNDVLVITSASALMCYVLYTAEQQERLVFTVPVVTFGLIRYLALSKANQGDPTDALVKDPWLAATVIVWMLLVALLRYNVI; this is encoded by the coding sequence ATGGCAAATAAGCTCTCCTTATATATAAAAATTATGAGACCCAAACACTGGGTCAAAAACCTCTTTATACTTTCCGCTCCTTTTTTTGGAGGGGTGCTTTTCACAAAACAAAACATACCGGTAACAGTGTTGTCACAGGTTTGCTTTGCACTTGCCGCAAGTGCAATGTACGTGTTTAATGATTTAAAGGACTGTAAGTCTGACCTGCTGCATCCTAAGAAGGCGCAGCGTCCGCTGGCCTCAGCTGCCATATCCAAAACTGGAGCAATTTGTTTACTTACAATATTAATAGTTCTTTCGCTATTTCTTTCCACCGGTTTAAACAGTAATTTTACCGTTTGTATAGTGTTCTATCTGATTCTTCAGACAGGCTACAGTATGTACTTTAAACACATAGCGGTGCTGGATATATTTTTGATAGCGTCCGGGTTTGTGCTGAGGGTGTTTGCTGGCGGTGCGGCATACAATGTGGAAATATCCAAATGGTTGTTTCTTACGATGTTTATGGTCTCTTTGACACTTGCCTCTGGAAAGCGCCTTGCTGAGACGGCGTATCTGGACACTGATGCGTTAAAACACCGGAAAGCGCTTGGCAGCTATCCTGCCGGAGTGCTTAATGACGTGCTTGTAATAACTTCAGCATCGGCCCTCATGTGTTATGTTCTCTATACGGCAGAACAGCAGGAGAGGCTTGTGTTTACGGTTCCTGTGGTTACATTTGGGCTTATAAGATATCTGGCTCTATCAAAAGCTAATCAGGGGGACCCTACCGATGCCCTTGTAAAAGACCCATGGCTTGCAGCAACCGTCATCGTGTGGATGCTGCTTGTAGCACTACTCAGATACAATGTAATTTAG
- a CDS encoding ABC transporter ATP-binding protein, with protein sequence MQTDNVIEVKTLVTYYGDRVIIKNATVSIPRAQTTVIVGGSGSGKTTILRHLIGLLKPHGGEILINGVDITRLSEEMLNEQRKKMGVLFQGAALLNSLTLAENVALPLREHTKLKDSVIGIMVRMKLDLVGLSGFDDFYPSQLSGGMKKRAGIARAMAMDPEILFFDEPSAGLDPVTAAGLDDLINKLNKVFKITVVVVTHELPSIFKIADYVIMLDMGDIVFAGTLEEFKESEIPKVQAFLKRTPGEETQSQDDYFKIIAG encoded by the coding sequence GTGCAAACAGACAACGTAATCGAAGTAAAAACCCTTGTCACTTATTACGGCGACAGGGTAATAATAAAAAACGCAACAGTGTCTATTCCCAGGGCGCAGACAACGGTGATAGTGGGCGGAAGCGGTTCCGGAAAGACCACCATATTGAGACATCTGATAGGTTTACTAAAGCCCCACGGCGGTGAAATCCTCATAAACGGCGTTGACATTACACGCTTGAGCGAGGAAATGTTAAACGAACAGCGTAAAAAGATGGGCGTCTTGTTTCAGGGAGCTGCTCTTTTGAACTCCCTTACGCTTGCTGAAAACGTGGCGCTGCCGTTGCGTGAACATACAAAATTAAAGGATTCTGTAATTGGCATAATGGTGCGAATGAAACTTGACCTTGTGGGGTTATCCGGATTTGATGATTTTTATCCCTCTCAGCTATCAGGGGGTATGAAAAAGCGCGCAGGAATAGCCAGGGCAATGGCAATGGATCCGGAAATCCTTTTTTTTGATGAACCCTCAGCAGGACTTGATCCTGTCACAGCAGCCGGTCTGGATGATCTTATTAATAAACTCAATAAAGTGTTTAAAATCACGGTTGTCGTTGTCACACATGAGTTGCCGAGTATTTTTAAGATAGCAGACTATGTAATTATGCTTGACATGGGTGATATTGTTTTTGCAGGCACGCTTGAAGAGTTTAAAGAGTCAGAAATTCCAAAAGTTCAGGCGTTTCTGAAACGAACCCCTGGTGAGGAGACACAATCACAGGATGATTATTTTAAAATTATCGCAGGGTGA
- a CDS encoding phosphatidate cytidylyltransferase: protein MHLKRLLVALVVVPALYLYIKYVPPLFFFVLIALISYLCLLEFLSMYKTNLLARHMFSLFGMIPVYLTYKYNDIPISAVIAVFLLISVIRLYGKKTADNAIFDLAPYWTGFFYIPFVLSYFVKLRAIGTELVISLLVIIWVADSFALYVGKAIGRRKLYETMSPNKTVEGAVAAIIGAVLSTLAMKAVYCFTIPAVKAVFIGVVLGIFGIIGDLVESMFKRDAGVKDSGVILPGHGGLLDKMDGMIFSAPVLYYLILYF, encoded by the coding sequence ATGCACTTAAAAAGGCTTTTAGTTGCCTTAGTTGTGGTACCGGCTCTGTACCTGTACATAAAGTACGTGCCGCCGTTGTTTTTTTTCGTTTTGATAGCGCTTATTTCATACCTCTGTTTGCTGGAGTTTTTATCAATGTACAAGACCAATCTTCTTGCGCGCCATATGTTTTCTCTTTTTGGCATGATACCGGTCTATTTAACGTATAAGTACAACGACATCCCAATTTCAGCTGTAATAGCGGTGTTTTTATTGATTTCAGTTATACGGCTATACGGTAAAAAGACAGCCGACAATGCCATTTTTGATCTTGCGCCGTATTGGACCGGATTTTTCTATATACCATTTGTGCTATCTTATTTTGTTAAACTTCGGGCGATAGGGACAGAGCTTGTGATTTCCCTGCTTGTGATTATCTGGGTGGCGGATAGTTTTGCTCTCTACGTAGGTAAGGCAATTGGGCGGCGGAAACTGTATGAAACCATGAGCCCTAATAAAACAGTGGAGGGAGCGGTTGCCGCTATTATTGGTGCAGTGTTATCAACACTTGCCATGAAAGCAGTTTATTGTTTTACAATACCGGCTGTAAAGGCTGTCTTTATAGGAGTTGTTTTAGGAATATTTGGAATAATAGGAGACCTTGTTGAATCAATGTTTAAACGGGATGCAGGGGTTAAGGACTCGGGCGTCATATTGCCCGGGCACGGCGGGCTTCTGGATAAAATGGACGGGATGATTTTTAGCGCTCCGGTTTTATACTATTTGATACTTTATTTTTAA
- a CDS encoding UDP-N-acetylmuramate dehydrogenase, whose protein sequence is MQLNVLENYPLSELTTFKIGGAARFYVKAESLISVFESIEFAKLNSIPFYVLGGGSNLLVSDKGYGGVVIHMSNTDSETISDGESVYKTCGAGVLWDNFVSECVSENLFGVECLSGIPGTVGASPVQNIGAYGQSVDNLISEVIALDANTGEVVKFNNAECKFSYRKSLFNSEGFGRYIIISVKYILKRVGKPNVKYHDLEKYFLKDIDITLKEVRTAILKIREYKGMLQMEGYRGFKCAGSFFKNPVVSAGHFDEILDGLNGAKSDRNWYWPQADSEVKISAACLIENCFGKGYRAGRVGLSPNHTLAIVNYDSATFTEVMDFAKLIEDTVYERFKVTLDREVQIL, encoded by the coding sequence ATGCAATTAAATGTTTTAGAAAACTATCCTCTGTCTGAGCTAACAACGTTTAAAATAGGGGGAGCTGCCCGGTTTTATGTTAAGGCGGAGAGCCTTATCAGCGTTTTTGAATCTATTGAGTTTGCAAAACTCAATAGTATCCCTTTTTATGTTTTAGGCGGAGGAAGTAATTTATTAGTAAGTGACAAAGGCTATGGCGGTGTGGTAATTCACATGTCAAACACAGACTCTGAAACCATATCGGACGGAGAGAGTGTTTATAAGACTTGTGGCGCCGGGGTTCTATGGGATAATTTTGTCAGCGAATGTGTGAGTGAAAATCTTTTTGGTGTTGAGTGCTTATCAGGAATACCGGGCACAGTGGGAGCCTCGCCGGTTCAGAACATTGGTGCATACGGGCAGTCGGTGGACAACCTGATTTCTGAGGTCATTGCTCTTGATGCAAATACTGGAGAAGTTGTCAAATTTAATAATGCTGAATGTAAATTTTCCTACAGAAAAAGCTTATTTAATTCTGAGGGGTTTGGCAGGTATATTATTATATCGGTTAAATATATTCTAAAGAGGGTAGGTAAACCAAATGTTAAGTATCATGATTTGGAAAAATATTTTCTGAAAGATATCGATATAACGTTAAAAGAGGTAAGAACAGCGATACTAAAAATCAGAGAATACAAGGGAATGCTGCAAATGGAGGGCTATCGGGGATTTAAGTGTGCCGGGTCATTTTTTAAAAACCCTGTTGTATCAGCAGGTCATTTTGATGAAATACTTGACGGGTTAAATGGTGCAAAATCAGACAGAAACTGGTACTGGCCGCAAGCGGATTCTGAGGTAAAAATCTCAGCCGCATGTCTTATCGAAAACTGTTTTGGTAAGGGCTACAGAGCTGGACGAGTTGGACTGTCCCCAAACCATACGCTTGCAATTGTTAACTATGACAGCGCAACATTTACTGAGGTCATGGACTTTGCAAAACTGATTGAGGATACAGTGTATGAACGGTTTAAGGTGACTCTTGACCGGGAAGTGCAGATACTATAA